One genomic window of Canis aureus isolate CA01 chromosome 15, VMU_Caureus_v.1.0, whole genome shotgun sequence includes the following:
- the LOC144284248 gene encoding ral guanine nucleotide dissociation stimulator-like, whose amino-acid sequence MFSCCRPTSGGSGSQEPQGCGLFLCCRQWLQHRYQGVRAVIRRRRQSSTRVVGREREEGVVCPTASRSREVPCAANGGQRGLRGAGAAAGKGHQIVLTKLTRTELLEYKVRQLLLALQRRDVIYIFSFLEDYRTFATTDEVLDLLFTEYGCIADAWGNNDVVLQCWKLAMSFMMEIWLNYYGDDFHQFPEFPSLIKLLELLRQHMPGTDAHLRALRHLRQFRRLHAAEREAGASARGKHPEPTLECTPAPTVGPAAPWGLAAGAEGLACDEPPAGEAKPLQIVVTAALQEPPAPLGALEEEQAPPPALEVVDVPQPPPNLMEQLASGMEQPVEPPEEPAPAPTVEPGEGSGSEGIVAAGDEDLVKAEMLAPEVKVVHVLVEPMFPCPYEEEPPAPMATPEE is encoded by the exons atgttctcttgctgccggcccacgtctgggggctctggctcccaggaaccccaggggtgcggCTTGTTCCTATGCTGTAGGCAGTGGCTCCAGCATAGGTACCAAGGTGTCAGGGCGGTGATCaggaggcgccgtcag agctccacccgggtcgtggggcgcgagcgggaggaaggggtcgtctgccccacagcctccaggagcagggaggtgccctgTGCAGCTAATGgaggccagcgcgggctcagg ggtgcaggggccgcggccgggaaGGGGCATCAGATCGTCCTGACCAAGCTCAcccggacggagctgctggagtacaaagtccgacaactgctgctcgccttgcagcgcaGGGACGTCATCTACATCTTCAGCTTTTTAGAGGATTATCGTACATTTGCCACCACGGACGAGGTGttggacctgctgttcaccga GTATGGGTGCATCGCAGATGCGTGGGGTAACAACGATGTGGTCCTGCAgtgctggaaact ggccatgtCCTTCATGATGGAAATATGGCTGAATTATTATGGGGACGACTTTCATCAgttcccagaatttccctcccttataaaactcctggaattgttaagacagcacatgccaggcacagatgcGCATCTCCGGGCCCTGCGTCACCTGAGGCAATTCAGACGCCTCCATGCAGCAGAgcgagaggctgggg CTTCGGCCCGAGGAAAACACCCTGAACCCACTCTGGAATGCACCCCAGCTCCAAccgtggggcctgctgccccgtggggcctggctgctggggctgagggcttggcctgCGATGAGCCGCCTGCTGGGGAGGCaaagcccctgcagatagtggtcactgctgccctgcaggagccccctgcacccctgggagccctggaAGAGGAGCAGGCACCACCCCCTGCTCTCGAGGTCGTGGATGTGCCCCAGCCACCTCCTAACTTGATGGAGCAACTGGCCTCGGGGATGGAGCAACCTGTTGAACCACCCGaggagcccgccccagctccaaCTGTGGAGCCTGGGGAAGGTTCCGGGTCTGAAGGGATAGTGGCTGCTGGAGATGAGGACTTGGTCAAGGCAGAGATGCTGGCTCCTGAGGTGAAGGTGGTGCACGTGCTGGTCGAACCTATGTTTCCCTGCCCCTATGAGGAGGAGCCACCTGCTCCCATGGCCACCCCGGAAGAGTAG